From the genome of Candidatus Anaeroferrophillus wilburensis, one region includes:
- a CDS encoding UxaA family hydrolase, whose amino-acid sequence MTKYAKKMAEQDNVVTVVADCVAGDEVTVKFQGKGTNYTCNQDIPFGHKIAAVDMAKGIKIIKYGEVIGSASLDIKKGDWVHIHNVNDDYKCLDTDGNPLPGQGD is encoded by the coding sequence ATGACAAAATATGCAAAAAAAATGGCGGAGCAGGATAACGTGGTGACTGTCGTGGCAGACTGTGTTGCCGGCGATGAAGTGACTGTGAAATTCCAAGGAAAGGGAACAAACTATACGTGCAATCAGGATATTCCCTTTGGACATAAAATTGCCGCTGTGGATATGGCAAAAGGAATCAAAATCATTAAATATGGTGAGGTTATCGGCAGCGCATCGCTGGATATCAAAAAAGGTGACTGGGTGCATATCCACAACGTAAATGATGATTATAAATGTCTCGATACAGACGGCAATCCCTTGCCTGGTCAGGGTGATTAA
- a CDS encoding KamA family radical SAM protein: protein MDYTMFTAEYLTTSFPLFFTIARQTFDLGQVRDRLALLVTQLENDAYHGASSGNNSSRVCVRDCARVMRGMLRKRTDRLAGFSIARVISDLAKGKPRPDLQTAFFADFYHVLAGLHGLGPNHVLMDIPLEVDDLQGREAAVARSQQLDSLWEEVEQRLARYVCGLEPKVVKQRQERRDVILAGLAGTLSQWQDWRWQLRHVVQGADQLADLITLDGREKAAVSRARQLKVPFGITPHYLSLMDAQTKGLDRSIRAQVLPPADYVEKISISRSGGDLDFMREEDTSPIDLITRRYPAICIFKPYNTCPQICVYCQRNWEIDDAMAPGALAAEEQIDAAVDWLRAHPAIREVLVTGGDPLALDDGMLESILSRIAAIPTVDRLRIGTRTLVTMPMRITAELARMLGSFRKLGRREVAVVTHVQHVYELTPEVAAAVNNLRLAGIPVYNQLVYTFYTSRRFEAVALRRQLRLIGIDPYYTFNTKGKEETFAYRVPIARLLQEQKEEARLLPGLGRTDEAVYNVPGLGKNYLRAQQQRDLLSILPDGTRVYEFYPWELNISQVSQTYVGHDVPILDYLERLEKIGESAADYWSIWNYY, encoded by the coding sequence ATTGACTATACAATGTTTACCGCCGAATATCTGACTACCAGTTTCCCCCTTTTTTTCACCATTGCCCGCCAGACCTTTGATCTGGGTCAGGTGCGGGATCGACTGGCACTGCTGGTGACCCAGCTGGAGAACGACGCCTACCACGGAGCATCTTCTGGTAATAACAGCTCCCGGGTATGCGTCCGTGATTGTGCCAGGGTCATGCGTGGCATGCTGCGCAAACGTACCGACAGGCTGGCGGGTTTCAGCATTGCCAGGGTTATCAGTGATCTTGCCAAGGGGAAACCGCGTCCTGACTTGCAAACGGCGTTTTTTGCCGATTTTTATCATGTGCTTGCAGGACTCCACGGTTTGGGGCCAAACCATGTGCTGATGGATATTCCACTTGAGGTTGACGATCTCCAGGGGCGGGAGGCGGCCGTTGCCCGTTCCCAGCAATTGGACAGCCTTTGGGAGGAAGTGGAACAGCGGCTGGCGCGCTATGTCTGCGGTCTGGAACCGAAGGTTGTCAAACAGCGGCAGGAGCGGCGGGATGTGATCCTGGCAGGTTTGGCGGGGACTTTATCGCAGTGGCAGGACTGGCGCTGGCAGTTGCGGCACGTTGTTCAAGGTGCCGATCAGCTGGCTGATCTGATTACTCTTGATGGCCGTGAGAAAGCCGCCGTGAGCCGGGCTCGCCAACTGAAAGTTCCTTTTGGCATCACGCCCCACTACCTCTCGCTGATGGATGCTCAGACAAAAGGGTTGGATCGGTCAATTCGGGCCCAGGTGCTGCCGCCCGCTGACTATGTGGAAAAAATCTCAATCTCCCGTTCTGGTGGTGACCTGGACTTCATGCGGGAAGAAGATACCTCGCCCATTGACCTGATAACCCGGCGCTATCCGGCAATTTGCATCTTCAAGCCCTATAATACGTGTCCCCAAATCTGTGTTTATTGTCAGCGGAATTGGGAAATCGATGATGCCATGGCACCGGGAGCTTTGGCGGCGGAAGAGCAGATTGATGCCGCAGTCGACTGGCTTCGAGCCCATCCGGCGATTCGTGAAGTGCTGGTGACCGGCGGCGACCCCCTGGCTCTTGATGATGGTATGCTGGAATCGATTCTGAGCCGCATTGCTGCTATCCCGACGGTAGACCGGCTGCGAATCGGCACCAGAACGCTGGTGACCATGCCCATGAGGATAACGGCGGAATTGGCCCGGATGCTTGGTTCATTCAGGAAGCTTGGCCGGCGGGAAGTGGCCGTGGTAACCCATGTCCAGCATGTCTATGAGTTGACTCCCGAGGTCGCTGCGGCCGTCAATAACCTGCGGCTGGCCGGGATTCCGGTCTATAACCAGCTGGTCTATACGTTCTATACTTCACGGCGTTTTGAAGCGGTGGCCTTGCGGCGTCAGCTGCGGCTCATCGGCATCGACCCTTACTATACCTTCAATACCAAGGGTAAGGAGGAAACCTTTGCCTACAGGGTTCCCATCGCCCGGTTGCTGCAGGAGCAGAAAGAGGAAGCTCGGTTGTTGCCCGGCCTTGGGCGAACCGATGAGGCTGTCTACAATGTGCCGGGGCTGGGGAAAAACTACCTGCGAGCCCAGCAGCAGCGTGACCTGCTTTCCATCCTTCCCGATGGGACCAGGGTGTACGAATTCTATCCCTGGGAACTGAACATTTCCCAGGTCAGCCAGACCTATGTCGGCCATGATGTGCCGATTCTGGACTATCTTGAAAGGCTGGAGAAGATTGGTGAGTCGGCTGCGGACTACTGGTCCATCTGGAACTATTACTAG
- a CDS encoding PAS domain-containing protein, which yields MEHSSGDPVIQQRVIDLRHLYRSITKMARSDTVDTLLNHIVEDVIEATALERLVVLYFDQQEKNLESRVFYGFEQISDISIPFSKVNGLLKRAYADREPLNVLKSPSKSGEQPPKDAAVKCGIFKDDYPNRQGENRRRHINLCFKDIDAASKNAAISEQGQFRHYSVLTYHNNDQTVESLIGNARSFLIIPIFDNQNFYGYVLADKPTAKSAVSYDDARIASAIVAHSATAIGRAVRHHEMLQRIAKQNRELGHHLEEIEELKSFYESIFQCLRSGLVTADNSLQITQVNKAAINLLGFSEQELIGAPIHTLFSAGEEEIKTIFAGGGQCIDPRTGYLSEFEMIRKNDDPLPTEVCFSTITDKNGKTAGLSCIFLDITQRKKMEAHLARMDRLASLGELASGIAHEIRNPLAGIAGALQILSKQFSQENPSHEIFNEVFRQVVRLDDFVKNLLQFARPNTPKLEALRIEDIIDSALFLVSNQLNKKNISLEVVHGNTQPKIQGDKALLQQVFLNIIINALDAMNAGGSLQIKTMWQESPIQEPIYCAPAPDQLVVEISDSGPGIDDKNLDAIFDPFFTTKSQGTGLGLSITHRIIEQHQGTIFATSRPGHGTTFTLSLPVSTLS from the coding sequence ATGGAGCATTCATCTGGGGATCCGGTCATTCAACAACGGGTCATTGATCTTCGCCATCTCTATCGCAGCATCACCAAGATGGCCCGTTCCGATACGGTTGATACCCTGCTGAACCATATCGTCGAGGATGTCATTGAGGCCACTGCCCTTGAGCGGCTGGTGGTGCTCTATTTTGACCAGCAGGAAAAAAACCTGGAAAGCCGGGTTTTCTATGGTTTTGAGCAGATCAGCGATATCAGCATTCCTTTCAGCAAGGTCAACGGTCTGCTGAAACGGGCCTATGCCGACCGGGAACCGCTCAATGTCCTGAAATCACCCAGCAAGAGCGGCGAACAGCCCCCTAAAGATGCCGCGGTAAAGTGCGGCATCTTCAAGGATGATTATCCCAACCGGCAGGGGGAGAACCGGCGCCGCCACATCAACCTCTGCTTCAAGGATATCGACGCCGCCAGCAAGAATGCCGCTATCAGTGAGCAGGGGCAATTCAGGCACTACTCAGTGCTCACCTACCATAATAACGACCAGACGGTTGAATCACTGATCGGCAATGCCCGTTCCTTCCTCATCATCCCCATTTTTGACAATCAAAACTTCTACGGCTATGTCCTGGCCGACAAGCCGACGGCCAAGTCGGCGGTAAGCTATGATGACGCACGGATTGCCTCTGCCATCGTTGCCCATTCGGCTACGGCAATCGGACGGGCGGTCAGACATCACGAGATGCTGCAGCGGATAGCCAAACAGAACCGGGAACTTGGCCATCACCTGGAAGAAATTGAAGAACTGAAAAGCTTTTACGAAAGCATTTTTCAGTGCCTGCGCAGCGGCCTGGTCACCGCCGACAACAGCCTGCAGATCACCCAGGTCAACAAGGCGGCCATCAACCTGCTGGGATTCAGTGAACAGGAGCTGATTGGTGCACCGATCCATACCCTGTTCAGCGCCGGCGAGGAGGAGATAAAAACGATTTTTGCCGGCGGCGGCCAGTGCATTGATCCACGGACCGGCTACCTGTCTGAATTTGAAATGATCCGCAAAAATGATGATCCGCTGCCCACCGAAGTATGCTTTTCGACAATCACCGACAAAAATGGCAAGACGGCCGGCTTAAGCTGCATTTTTCTGGACATCACCCAACGGAAGAAGATGGAAGCCCATCTGGCACGGATGGATCGGCTGGCATCCCTGGGTGAGCTGGCGTCAGGCATTGCCCACGAAATCAGAAACCCGTTGGCGGGCATTGCCGGCGCCCTGCAGATTCTCAGCAAGCAGTTCAGCCAGGAGAACCCCAGCCACGAAATTTTCAACGAGGTATTCAGACAGGTTGTCAGGCTGGATGACTTTGTCAAGAATCTGCTCCAGTTCGCCCGCCCCAACACGCCGAAGCTTGAAGCCTTGAGAATTGAGGATATTATCGACAGCGCCCTGTTTCTGGTTTCCAATCAGCTGAACAAGAAAAATATCAGCCTGGAAGTGGTCCACGGAAACACCCAGCCAAAGATTCAAGGAGACAAGGCCCTGCTGCAGCAGGTTTTTCTGAACATTATCATCAATGCACTGGATGCCATGAACGCCGGCGGCAGCCTGCAGATCAAAACCATGTGGCAGGAGTCACCCATCCAGGAGCCGATCTATTGCGCCCCGGCCCCCGACCAGCTGGTGGTGGAGATCAGCGACAGCGGCCCCGGCATTGACGACAAAAACCTCGATGCCATTTTTGACCCGTTTTTCACCACCAAGAGCCAGGGGACCGGCCTCGGCCTCTCCATTACCCACCGGATCATCGAACAACACCAGGGGACCATCTTTGCCACCAGCCGGCCGGGACACGGCACCACCTTTACCCTTTCCCTGCCGGTCAGCACCCTCAGCTAG
- a CDS encoding cytochrome C, with product MKRISGLTATMIAVCLWLACSAAAPSAAFAANDQLSNDDCIKCHTEAPMDVAAQGGAHKTAVTCMECHEGHPPTVREIIPACNACHSDTPHFQLENCLGCHTNPHAPLVLTLTKDMTAPCLTCHTEQNEKLQGFKSFHSTMACTACHNEHGQIPDCVSCHEPHATDMVQADCGLCHQAHKPLVVVYADDIASKQCGACHDEALNLLTASAAKHRDLPCAQCHKTNHKTIPACQDCHGTPHSAGILSKFPQCGQCHNTAHDLNR from the coding sequence ATGAAGAGGATTTCAGGATTAACAGCAACCATGATTGCCGTCTGTCTTTGGCTGGCCTGCAGCGCTGCTGCACCGTCGGCGGCTTTTGCGGCAAACGACCAGTTGAGCAATGATGACTGCATTAAATGCCATACGGAAGCCCCCATGGATGTGGCCGCCCAGGGTGGCGCCCACAAGACCGCGGTTACCTGTATGGAGTGTCATGAAGGGCATCCGCCGACGGTCAGGGAGATCATCCCCGCCTGCAATGCCTGCCACAGTGACACCCCCCATTTTCAACTGGAAAACTGTCTGGGCTGCCATACCAACCCCCATGCGCCGCTGGTGCTGACACTGACCAAGGATATGACCGCTCCCTGCCTCACCTGTCACACGGAACAGAATGAGAAACTGCAGGGTTTCAAAAGTTTTCACTCCACCATGGCCTGTACGGCCTGCCACAACGAGCACGGGCAGATCCCCGATTGCGTCAGCTGCCATGAACCCCATGCTACTGACATGGTGCAGGCCGATTGCGGTCTCTGCCACCAGGCCCATAAGCCGCTGGTGGTGGTCTACGCCGATGACATCGCCTCGAAGCAATGCGGCGCTTGTCATGATGAAGCCTTGAACCTGCTGACTGCCAGCGCCGCCAAACACCGTGACCTGCCCTGTGCCCAGTGTCATAAGACCAACCATAAAACAATACCGGCCTGCCAGGACTGCCACGGCACACCTCATTCAGCCGGCATTCTCAGTAAATTTCCCCAATGCGGCCAGTGTCACAACACAGCCCATGACTTGAATCGCTGA
- a CDS encoding sigma-54-dependent Fis family transcriptional regulator, which translates to MSQKRILVVDDEHLIRWSLSQMLAEGGYLVETAEDGHEADIKLRQFKPHMVLLDICLPDANGMDLLKKFKAVDEDLLIIMITAYSHADSAVNALKLGAEDYIGKPFNLESVQHCIDQVFEKWRLKEENAFYRQVLQKKFETDNLVGNCPKMIEVFKMIKVAADADDKTVLVLGPSGTGKELVARGIHMHSSRAEQPFIEVNCAAIPETLLENELFGHERGAYTDASRKQKGMFELAQRGTVFLDEIGDMPIGMQAKILKVIEDKRYRRLGGEDEVAIDARIIAATNQNLQKLVKEGKFRADLFYRLDVMTISLPTLRERKMDIPQLVAYFIERFNDEYGRQVEDVDARAMDYLMNYSWPGNVRELRNTIERAMMLEEGRTLGLDHLCAEVVRHHEGRDGEDCRTPAGSRRFSPDQLELPAEGISLEEVEKRLIQLALERWDGNQTKAAECLRMSRDTLRYRIKKFNFGKAEKQGRDDNGN; encoded by the coding sequence ATGAGTCAAAAACGGATTCTGGTCGTTGATGATGAACATCTGATCCGCTGGTCGTTGTCGCAGATGCTGGCCGAGGGCGGGTATCTGGTGGAAACGGCTGAAGATGGCCATGAGGCTGACATCAAGCTGCGGCAGTTCAAACCCCACATGGTGCTGCTGGATATCTGCCTGCCGGATGCCAATGGCATGGATCTGCTGAAAAAATTCAAAGCGGTTGATGAAGATCTGCTGATCATCATGATTACCGCCTACTCCCATGCTGATTCGGCCGTCAATGCATTGAAGCTGGGTGCCGAGGACTATATCGGCAAGCCGTTCAACCTGGAAAGTGTTCAGCACTGCATTGATCAGGTATTTGAAAAATGGCGTCTCAAAGAGGAGAATGCCTTCTACCGGCAGGTCCTGCAGAAAAAATTTGAAACAGACAATCTGGTTGGCAACTGTCCGAAAATGATCGAAGTGTTCAAAATGATCAAGGTTGCCGCCGATGCCGATGACAAGACGGTCCTGGTCCTCGGGCCAAGTGGTACCGGCAAGGAGCTGGTGGCCCGGGGCATCCATATGCACAGCAGCCGTGCTGAGCAGCCGTTTATCGAGGTCAACTGCGCAGCCATTCCTGAAACCCTGCTGGAAAATGAATTGTTCGGCCATGAACGGGGTGCCTATACGGATGCTTCCCGGAAGCAGAAGGGGATGTTCGAGCTGGCCCAGCGGGGAACGGTGTTTCTTGATGAGATTGGCGATATGCCCATCGGCATGCAGGCAAAAATTCTGAAAGTGATAGAGGACAAGCGCTACCGTCGCCTGGGCGGTGAGGATGAGGTGGCCATTGATGCCCGGATTATTGCCGCCACCAACCAGAACCTGCAGAAACTGGTGAAAGAGGGGAAGTTCAGGGCCGACCTTTTTTATCGCCTGGATGTGATGACCATTTCGCTGCCGACCCTGCGTGAGCGCAAGATGGATATTCCCCAGCTTGTTGCCTATTTCATTGAACGGTTCAACGACGAGTATGGCCGCCAGGTGGAGGATGTTGATGCGCGGGCCATGGACTACCTGATGAACTACAGCTGGCCCGGCAATGTCCGGGAGCTCAGGAATACCATTGAGCGGGCGATGATGTTGGAAGAAGGAAGAACCCTGGGGCTTGATCACCTCTGTGCCGAGGTGGTTCGGCACCATGAAGGCCGTGATGGGGAGGATTGTCGAACGCCGGCCGGCAGCCGGCGCTTCTCCCCGGATCAGCTGGAACTGCCGGCTGAAGGGATCTCGCTGGAAGAGGTGGAAAAACGGCTCATCCAGCTGGCTTTGGAACGCTGGGACGGCAACCAGACCAAGGCGGCTGAGTGCCTGCGCATGAGTCGGGATACCCTGCGCTACCGGATTAAAAAGTTCAACTTTGGTAAAGCTGAAAAACAGGGGCGGGATGATAATGGGAACTGA
- a CDS encoding cytochrome C: MGTEQRCVLVVLLVIVLGCIVSAGEGWAGCITTECHQTLGQMTLAHAPVAEGECLACHRQQKSEHPLKGEKSFGLTADGAALCFSCHERFPAGTTAHAPVAEGNCLSCHNPHGDLGEARLVVKDGQQALCFQCHDAAMVGEQFVHGPAGAGACSQCHNPHGADQPALLRQESRQLCLSCHQELAAGERQAAVLHQPFAKKPCTACHGAHGAANPGLLTEKYPDLCFTCHRQVGKIYQQARVKHTALYKDDRCGNCHAAHFSKVSGLLQEREQDLCLRCHGVDDTKRSKPLKNIAKELQDKKVLHGPVADGRCAACHQPHGSDYFRLLSAAYPESFYAPYRDSDYDFCLSCHEKNLLRFADTTIYTSFRNGKQNLHYLHVANRRKGRTCRACHQAHASNGEKLINQEGAAFGDWRIPLRLALTPTGGSCAPGCHSRKAYDRQQPVDYGSKEVQ; this comes from the coding sequence ATGGGAACTGAACAGCGTTGTGTTCTGGTGGTGCTGTTGGTGATTGTACTGGGCTGTATAGTGTCGGCAGGCGAGGGGTGGGCCGGTTGCATCACCACCGAATGTCACCAGACTCTGGGTCAAATGACCCTTGCCCATGCGCCGGTGGCCGAAGGGGAGTGTCTTGCCTGCCATCGACAGCAAAAATCCGAGCATCCGCTCAAGGGGGAAAAATCCTTCGGTTTGACCGCTGACGGTGCCGCCCTTTGTTTTTCCTGCCATGAACGGTTCCCGGCCGGCACAACGGCCCATGCGCCGGTGGCCGAGGGGAACTGCCTCAGCTGCCACAACCCCCACGGCGACCTGGGCGAAGCCCGCTTGGTGGTGAAGGATGGCCAGCAGGCATTGTGTTTCCAGTGTCATGATGCGGCCATGGTTGGAGAGCAGTTTGTCCATGGTCCCGCTGGGGCCGGGGCCTGCAGCCAGTGCCACAACCCCCATGGTGCGGATCAGCCGGCCTTGTTGCGCCAGGAATCGCGGCAGTTGTGTCTGTCCTGTCACCAGGAGCTGGCCGCCGGCGAGCGGCAGGCAGCCGTTCTCCATCAGCCGTTCGCCAAAAAGCCCTGCACCGCCTGCCATGGCGCCCATGGTGCTGCCAACCCGGGTCTGCTGACCGAGAAGTATCCTGACTTGTGCTTTACCTGCCATCGGCAGGTTGGCAAAATCTATCAGCAGGCCAGGGTGAAGCACACCGCCCTCTACAAGGATGACCGCTGCGGCAACTGTCATGCGGCTCATTTCTCCAAGGTTTCCGGGCTGCTGCAGGAGCGTGAGCAGGATCTCTGCCTGCGCTGCCACGGGGTGGACGATACGAAACGATCCAAACCTCTGAAAAATATCGCCAAGGAACTCCAGGATAAAAAGGTTCTTCATGGGCCCGTGGCGGACGGCCGCTGCGCCGCCTGTCACCAGCCCCATGGTTCCGATTATTTCCGCCTCTTAAGCGCCGCCTACCCGGAATCCTTTTATGCCCCCTACCGGGACAGCGACTATGATTTCTGCCTCTCCTGCCATGAAAAAAACCTCCTCCGTTTTGCCGATACCACCATTTATACCAGCTTTCGTAATGGCAAACAGAATCTCCACTACCTTCATGTGGCCAACCGCCGCAAAGGGCGGACCTGCCGTGCCTGCCACCAGGCCCATGCAAGCAATGGCGAGAAATTGATCAATCAGGAAGGGGCAGCTTTCGGTGACTGGCGGATTCCCCTGCGCTTGGCCCTGACCCCCACCGGCGGCAGCTGTGCCCCCGGCTGCCACAGCCGCAAGGCCTATGACCGCCAGCAGCCGGTTGATTATGGCAGCAAAGAGGTCCAATAG
- a CDS encoding cytochrome c3 family protein, which translates to MKKLMMALSIMALVLVAVPAFALPGDGIVGSPHDMNVVSNPDGQGRVCAFCHTPHHALDDANADYLPLWSHTMTTQTFTPYDSVTLDAAVTDVLAGPSRLCMSCHDGAIAVDQHYAIVGTDYRTGDSWGNIAVGQNGDLTNDHPIGFDYTAVAAVDDEIRPETTATTNPAIPTIADLLLDGQIMTCSSCHDVHNTDNNDVDFLINLQAGSAICLTCHDK; encoded by the coding sequence ATGAAGAAATTAATGATGGCGTTAAGCATTATGGCTTTGGTGCTGGTTGCGGTGCCGGCGTTTGCCCTTCCCGGTGATGGAATAGTGGGTTCCCCGCACGATATGAATGTTGTTTCAAACCCTGATGGTCAGGGACGGGTGTGCGCTTTCTGTCATACGCCACACCATGCTTTGGATGATGCAAATGCCGATTATCTGCCGCTGTGGTCCCATACGATGACTACACAGACTTTTACTCCCTATGACAGCGTTACTTTGGATGCTGCGGTTACTGATGTTCTGGCGGGTCCTTCCCGCCTGTGCATGAGCTGCCACGACGGGGCCATTGCCGTTGATCAGCATTATGCCATTGTCGGTACGGACTACCGGACCGGTGATTCCTGGGGCAATATCGCTGTTGGCCAAAATGGCGACCTGACCAACGACCATCCCATCGGTTTTGACTATACCGCAGTCGCCGCGGTGGACGATGAGATCAGGCCTGAAACAACCGCGACTACCAATCCGGCCATTCCCACTATTGCCGACCTGCTGCTGGATGGTCAGATCATGACCTGCTCCTCCTGTCATGATGTCCATAATACTGATAATAATGATGTGGATTTCCTGATCAATCTGCAAGCCGGTTCCGCTATCTGTCTGACCTGCCATGATAAATAG